The DNA window aaaaaaaaaaaaaataatttaaaaggatATATAGATACTGaggttgattttgtttttgtttttgatatattgGAGCATATGAAAATATGTATTGCCATAAACGTATGGTCATTGTAGATCTGTCGATAATACTTAAGCCCCTGTTCGAAACTTATATTTTTGCCTTGCACAAGGTCatggtttttttatattgttttttctacttcataattttcattaaattcatttgatatacatgtttactgattgatttttaattataaatttggATCACAATTACACTACTATTTGTTAGCTGTCAAGGGATTTTAACTAGCTTTCATGCAGTCTGAATTGCGCGCGTATGTACTCCGTATTCATACTGTTAGTCAGTGTCCATAATTggcatgtacatgtaaacatttattaatcAGATATTCCAGATTGAGGTTATCATTGTAGAgagttttctttcatttttccatctgatgtttttgaatttgattgtttcacaattttgaCAAGAGAATAGATACTCCTATTCCTGCCCTCTAGTACGGTTGAAGCCATATAGTGGTTCATTCGGAGGTCATGGCATCTGGTTCAGTTCTCCCAATCAGGTAATAGATTgtgcagagacatatatacttAATGAAtggcttttatttattttgattttattgaaccataaaactaatttttgactcttcacattgaataatccgcgaagcggattatgttaaatgtgaacagtcaaaaaaaagttttatggttcaataaaatcaaaataaattattgccattcattataaataaatttccattAAAAATAATGCCGCagtcaaagaactttttatattatttatcttgacaataacaacgtacGCACATGTaagcgtatgaatacacaacgtcagaatgggcgtgtcgccatcaaaattgacaacattgaaaataaactaataattttaaccaatcagaagacagtaaatacacaaaatttatttatatgtgtatatatgtctctggatTATGTAAGATGTTTGACTGACAGTACTAGTCCCATACGAAGTGTTCTTGAAGACAGATAATGATTATGTGAGAGTTGTTGAGAAGAGAATGCAGAAAGGAGGTTTTATTCCTTCTATATTGTATGTTGTTAATCTGTTCTCTGTTTTACAAGTAGTTCAAGTATTTCTGTGTCACGGTTTCTTTGGAACTGGAGAATTTCATGGAGGCAGTTGTCGCTTGAAGGAGAATTTGATTTGCTGTCCACTTTTCTTTTTGgagattgttttttgtttatggCAGCTGTTTGAGTAGTTGATTGTTAATCAGACTTCGGAGAGTTTGAGTATGCTCTGTTAGTAGAGCGCAAATTTCGACCAAcgtaaaacattgtttttttttttttttttttttatattagtttcttgtgtacaatttggaaattagtatggctttcattatcactgaactagtatatatttgtttaggggccagctgaaggacgcctccgggtgcgggaatttctcgctacattgaagacctgttggtgaccttctgctgttgttttttatttggtcgggttgttgtctctttgacacattccccatttccattctcaattttattgattgcaAAGGAAATCGAAATTTCTGTCAACATGTACATTATTGAATGTTTCAGGAGCATATGGTGGATGTTTGCATTTGAATTAACAATAGCTAGCTGGAAAGGTCTCATTTTGCATGGGTTTTGGATAGTATTACCAATATATCAACAGCAAAAACTTCTACAAGATTCTGAATAGTTTGTTGGTGCTGCCTATTTGCCTGCCCCTCTTTTACTGGATTCGTGGCATTAAGGGTTAAGAGTAAAGACTTATATAGGTTCGGAGTCAAAATAATAATGTCTAAGTATTCAGTGTATCCTGGggactgttaccttgtgaactcacacatttatttaaaatatagcTCAGTATGTAGATCCAACACAAAGCGGGTTGATATTgttattataagttttataatatgttttcgTCCTAAATATTCATCtaacttgccactggacgttacaTAGACATTACTGGATAAACCTTCATTATCTATCATGGAACTGTACACTaggcaaacaaaaatcaaacttcGGCTGCTGTCTGCTTTTTGGTAGGGTTATTGTATCTTTTTTAGCCTTTATTAGTTTACATCTcaattgggtttttttaaacatggGTTAGAGAATTAGTGGGTAATTGCAGCTACCTTAGTGGCAATTACACAATTcttattattgatatttctcTTCCAAGCTGTTGTATTCATGCATTCATGTATGTTGAAGAagttttgattcaaaatgtttttgtcatgAATGGGCTTTTTGTAGACAAATGATATATGTTTTGCTCAAATTTGAAGGCTGGTGAGCGAcctatagttccttacattaaAATCATTTGGACTCTGGAGTATTATTGTCTCATTAACAGATATATAATATACCAAatcttattattttcaaattcaaacgATGTTTGTCTGAATCATACCTGCTAGCATTTCAAAATGCCCATAGGTGTTTTATGTGGAAGATGGATCTTACAGTCCTACAAAACCTTTAAAGGGGCCTTAAAATTTACttcaatgttttaattgtttttttttgttttttgttttttttgcttctTTATACTTATACAAACCTATAGCCATGGTAAAGTTGATTTTTTGGGTTAAAATTGCTCTTACACACATTCAATTTGTGAACATTCATGGGGGAAACCTCCTGCCAATAAGAAACAATTGGAAGATATCCATGAATATCCATATAGCACCATCATTGAAGTGTGATAACTAGAGGCTcgcaagagcctgtatcgctcacctgattcttcttgggtttttgaaatcatataaaaaatataaaatttggctaaatttggctaaaagtaacaacacaacctcataaggaaaggaacattcaggctatgtttgatttcaatcaatttagtggttctctagaagaagacttttttatgcatttcccatagggtcctatgttaaactaagcaTCCCACtagcagccatcttggatgacggATCAGCTACatagtaacaacacttggtcagcacctcataaggaacattcgtgccatgtttggtttcattccattcagttgttcgctaaaagaagtcatttgtatgcatttcccatagggtcctatgttaaaataagtcccccgctggcggccatcttggatgatggatcggctacaaagtaacaacacttggtcagcacctcataaagaacattcatgccatttttggttttattccattcattggttctctaaaagaagtcatttgtatgcatttcccgtagggtcctatgttaaactaagtcccccactggcggccatctttgatgatggatcagctaaaaagtaacaacacttggtcagcacctcataaagaacattcatgccatgttttgtttcattccattcagtggttctctaaaagaagtcatttgtatgcttTTTCCGTAtagtcctatgttaaactaaattCCCCGCTGGCAGCCaacttggataatggatcggctacaaagtaacaacatttggtcagcacctcataaggaacattcttgccatgttttgtttaaatccattccgtggttctctagaagaagttcaaaatgtaaaaagttatcgacgacgacgacgatgacagacgccaagtggtgagaaaagctcacttggcccttcgggccaggtgagctaaaaagggaaTCGTAATTTAGAGAATACTCCCTATAAACCTCATTGTTTACAAAACTGTAGGCTGGTCATACTagtgattttgacatttgaactGGTACTAGTACCTAGAAAATCTACTTTTCCACACAATTGGTTAACATATGTTTTAGGACCATTATATGTTTGCATGGAAACAACAATGTCGATGAACTGATGCTATTCATCAAATTGTATGCAGAATTCGATGGTAACAATTCTGGTCAAAATAAGACTTACTGTTAATTCATTACCATTAGAGGGGTACTAAGTTTTGTCCATTTTGTAGGTATAGGtattaaaaccatttatttcttttttgttaatgtGCTTTGTCGACTGTAATTGcctcttgtgttttttttttgtcatgatgTGACtccgtacttatacatcccgtcattgtgttaatGTGCTTTAGTAATtcttgtattcttgtctttcatttttgctattgtgctttgtctatatgccttttatgctttttttttcaaagtgatTAAAGATAATACCACATTTTTGACTGCTGTACTCactaattttgtcatttgtaccTATTaggtctgtttgttttgttcacacatcgttgtgaatataatggaattttatgcaactGCCAAAGAGTGAGAGGATTAGCTAGCTATTAAGCCAGGTTTAATCCCCCATTTCCTACttcagaaaatgcctgttcTGAGTCAGGAatatattcgtttgatgtgtttcagcttttgattttgtcattagattAGGGAATTGCCCTTTCAAATTTTCGTCAGagtcaatatttttgtgattttaccttttaaatgTTGAACTAAGTAGAGGTTTTCTTGAGGCTTAAATACAGACTTCAGCATATCCAGgaataaaaaaatccacaaaaataccAGTTTTCCTGATCCAGAAAACTAATGAATTCTCCATAATGTTggtttcatattaaatattgaCAAACAAGTTATGGAGTGAAATTGAAAGTTTAAAGATTGAATTAAACCGGTTAATAAACAAgaagttattatatttatatatttattttagaagtttaatatgtaaacatataataataatcatatatgttttgttatcaTATCCTTTTTCTCAACATACACTATCTCTCTATTATTTATGCATAGTTTcacaataatttattaataaagaaaTTCATGATATAACAAAACATGTTCATTACTTTTTTCCACCTAATACAATACCTGCAAACACACTAGTTATAGGAGGTGGACTCcctctttttcatttaaaattataatctcCCCTATAGACCCAAGCACGAGAGAGAGGGTAAAAAATCTTCCTATTTGACAAAAACACCCACTTTCAACCCCTTCCCattcatcattttcttttttacaataaaacaatagaaggaggaaacaaatgtttaatctGACTAGaaatttctacataaaaaataaatcgaaCATTTTCTCATCTTTGAGGTTTATTTTCTTCTCAGTTGAGTGAATGGTTGaaacagttttgtattttttcttattatgatTATGCTGTTGTTGGAGGGGaggaaagttttaaaaatataattaatcaaGATTTTAACTACTACATGTACTTTGACAGAGACACAtcaatttcatttacatttaatgtaacaaatgctatttcatttttaatagtaaatacatattattctttttctttttaggaAATTAAATACAAACTTCAACTgtcaattacaaaaaatatacttttttaataaaaaaaatctctctattttgaaattgaaataggGTAAACACAATCGGAACAACTCGGCCTTTCTGGTTGCACGAAGAAATAACTATTGTACTGCGTAGCGAGAATGGCCGAGTAGTTACGATTGAGGGTAAACAGTACATGGGAGGTAACTCTTAATATCCATCCAcactaaaatatttattagttAGTGATTTAAACTCATTATCATTGAATTTAAACATTTctcatttcatttttatcagtTGCAATTTGCACAGTGATATCTCTTTAATTAAAGAAAGCAACAAATAAAGTTGTGCTGAAAAGTATGGCAATCTGAAATTagtgaatttcaaaaattataaatagagttattccccctttgtTGCTAGCAATAAATGTAAAGGGAAGGCACAGGCTGTGACACAGTATCTCAAGGTAAGTAATTGTATCTCCTCTGTTTAGACAATATGTATTCCAAAGAAACTGATCATTAAGCTATCAGTAAGTAAACTATTGCAGTTTGCTTTGCCaaggaaattataaaatataagaaatccTGCACATGGACAAAATATCTGCAGTAactacattgtcattttgttttctgttctctacaaaaaatgtcagtattttCATTATGtggaatttcaaaataatgtacATTCGCAGcttatttctaatttttgtttgtttccagTTAATAATAAAGCcgttattcaaatttaaaagctttaaacaaaaaattcagcTTAACAATCTCCATCAACTTTTAGTTGGCATTCGGTGATGTTTGGTgtccaataaaaataaatgttttaaacaataaattcatCTTCACTTAGTCCATTAAGTGTGATGTCATTGTTCCCATTAATTTCTGATTGGTTATCATTTGGTGTCCAAGGTAACAAACAGTTCAGTTCACGAATGGCTTTGTTTTTTCGTTTCAGCTCTACATTTAACTTGGCAACTTGTCTCTTTAAATGTTCCACTTGTGAATCCAtctgtaataaataaaacattcatgTAGAGTTAATTCTCATTTTTCATCATGGGCATTTTATAGCTTAAAATATATGGCATTGATTTTTTCTCATAATAAGTCATTGTTGAAGATTGTAAGATGATCTAACTTATATCCATGCTATTCAAACTCTGGTGGATATTAATTTGTCTCATTGGGGACATCACAGCTccttattttttcatatgttcatgTAGCAATAATTCAATCAAAAAGAATGACAGCTGTTGATTGATTAGCTCAAACAAGTATTCAGCTCATTTCTGAGTAAATCTAAGATAtggacaatttttttcattttgaaaaggtgaatttttgttttagaatataTGCTGACTACGGTAGAAAGATTTTATGCAGTTCAGCGGTATGCCATAGTCCCTTTAAGAAGTATATTTTGTAGATGTCAGACGTTTGCCCcttcaaattgttttacatttttcatgttaggtccttttatagcttgctatgtAGTAatggttttactcattgttgattGGTCACTTACAGTTGCTAACTTCTTCATCATATAGTTTTGGtgaaaattgtctcattggcaataaaaCCACATTTCCCTTATTCTTATTACTGGGTAGACTGTTtatacactattttaaaaatagtaCCAAAATGGAAGTCACACGTAGAGCAGGTAATGGTGATCCTTTTAGAGCAACCCTGGTTTTTGGTGATATTATTTTCTTCATGTACGTACGTAataatattttggttttgtctttttattgtttttattttttgccaaAGTATTGACTATTACAATtgaatttatgatattttactgGCCCTGTatcatcttctttcttttttaaacttaccAGATTTTTAGGCTGTTGACTGCCATTTTGAACATGATTAATTGCTGAGTGTTCATTGGTTGATGGTATGTTCTGTTTTGCCATTTCATTGGTTGTTTGAGTAGATATTGCAGTATGAACTGGAGTTCTAGCTACAGTCAATATAAGTTCTCCTGAGGCACTTGATATCAAATCTCTTACTGAATTTAGTGGCTCTCCAAGTACTATCTGTTGGTTGACCtaatcaatgaatttaaaaacataaatagaaTTTGCAAATGCAATTGAACAGAAGCAATACTAAACATTATAAAGACATTAATGAAACTACAGCAATTGTGACCGAAAAATTACATAAGAAATCTTTTATCATGTCAGTGTTCATGAGCCCAAGGTAAATGTAAGATTAATATGagtataaaaagacaaaattaatgaaaattgagaAATCTAGATAAATTCAGACACTATTATCTACATGAAGCTTTAGAACTGGTAGACTGTTGGTCTCTGATGGTATCACCAGgaagcccagtagccagtaatTCAGTACTGCCaagaaaatatgtataattgtcttatctaaatttgttgatttatttttattttcattttactattAGAAAGATATAATATCTCCCTCATATGAAGCTCTAATTCATTGCCaagtttttacaatatttttttgtcattttgatttttttttaattaggttTGGATTCTCCAATATTTGACCTTGAGCATTTCAATGCAGCttcttttagtttttattaacaaagtataattaaattgcaaaatgtaaaaaaataaaggagCATTTAATTCATGTCATTAAATGTACCATAACCATGATAACGCTAAATCCAGAAATTAATTTAAGTGTTCCTTATAGCATGTATAGTggctaaatatttttgtttgtttcgtttttaaaatttcaatacattGTTGTAATGTTCTCATAAAGACGAGTATGTGCGTTTTTGGCTGCtgattaaataaagaaattatgaataaattataataattgtaaaataaatgaccTAAATTCTATATATACAAACCTCTATAAGTATATCCCCTTTTAGTGAAGCTTTATTTTGGAACACAGTCGATAATTCCTGAACAGAAATAACAGAATAAATGGCTGTATCAGCACTCAATGTTCTAACTGGTTTAAATGCACTTCCTGGCCCGCCAAGTTGAGCATATTTCCCCTGTGGTGGGGACATGGCAGTCGATTCTCTTTTTTGGgtctttttgacattttgtaattCAACACAACTTTCACATAAATGTATATGATCCAAAATATTATATTCTAGTCCAATTGTCAAAATTACTGGTATGAATCGATAACTTTGGGAAAGTTGGTATAAGCTtggaatacattttttaaatccaCCATCACTATTTTGGCTATTTTGAAATTTCCAGTTTCCAGGCAGTGTATTATAATGAGATTCTATCACAGGAACTTCACCTTCACCTTCAAACTGAGGTGACAATATTTCAGTATTAAGTGTTTTACTGTCTTTTACAGGAATTTCACTCTGAACCCTGATCACTTGTTTAGGTTCAAGCATTTTGTTTAGATTTTGTGAACTTCCAGCCATTACATTGTTTTTTTGTGACCACTGACCTTCAACCATAAGGTCATTTGTtggcaaatgtttcattgaGGAGTATTTGACCAGTTTATCACAGATTTGAggtttgaatttttgattttcctgaGTAATGTCACTTGCACTTAAATCCCTTGACTGACTTGACCTTGGGAAAGTACCCGTTCTTTGACCTTCAACACTGCTGACAATATTGACAGGTTTAGGTTCCTTAACAAATGGTCCTCTCTCTATTGCACTCTCTTTTTGTAAACCCTGATGCTTTTTATAAGCGGCAGTTTCATTGTGTAAGCTTTGGGTATGAACAACTGGAGCcttctttgaataaaaattttgtGCTGACCTTTGTAAGCTCTTTGTGTAAGAAACAGACGAGTACATATCATTATCTGCATCATTCGTCAAGTAGCCAGAATCAACGGTACTACTAAGGGAGGTAATCGTAGCTTGACCTGAATCACATGACCTTAAGCTTGAAGGTATTGAAACATTAAGAGTATCCTGATGAGAGGTGGTATTTAAATGCGAAGATGAATTGCCATTTTTTTCGgaatatttagaattttctaACATTCCTGGGCAGCTTTCTCTTTCACAACCGAGTAAGTCTGACACCTCTTTGTCCAGCGGAGTGTCCTGTACTGTCCGCACACTTGAACTAGTTCCACTTGATGAGCTTTGACCTCCTGATCTACTGTGCTGAGACATTCTCATTTTGACCATTTCAGTATAATGTTTTTTGCGGTCATTTGCTTGACCCTGAGGCACAGAAGGTAATGCTCTCTTTGGTTTTACAGGTGTACTACTGTCCCTTTTATCATTGCTTATATTTTGAACTTTAGAAGCCTTTTCCTTTTCAGAAATGTTGGATAATAAATCACGTAGAgtattttgtaaatcttttttattttctatgcatcTCCTTGCACTTTCTTTCCGTTTTGCATCGCTGTGCGAGTAGTTTTTTCCTTCTGATTTTCTTACTTTCCCATTGTCTTCTATCACTGGTTTAAATGTTGAGTTTTGTGAAATTGCTAAAGAATGTACACTGTCAGCTTTCCGCTGACCTACAACAGAAAAGGTCAAACCTGTCGACAAATCTCCGACACTATGAGCACGCGATACAGAATCTTGATCATTAGAATAAACTGATCCATTTTTGGAAGAGGTATCTGTATACATTTCATCACTACGAATAAtacaattttctgttttttctttaatataagACAATTTTGGTGCCGTTTTATAAATATCCATGTGACTACTGTACATTCGACTTCCTGTCTGACTAGCCAACttgttattgttaatttcaGTATTCCCTTTCACATTGccatttttatatgttaaatcaTCGCTATGAGATGACTTCCTGTTTCTATATGTTAAATCATCGCTATGAGATGACTTTCCGTTTCTATACGTTACATCATCACTATGACATGAATTAGGGGAAGCAACTCCAGTAAATCTGTTATGTCCACTCCTAGAATCACGATTTTTAATGTCTCTCTGTTGTGGAATATAAGAGTCTACACGTAATCCATAATCAGTTAAGTTCATCATACTCTCTGATGGTACTGTCTGTAGATCTGAAGGCTTTCTCCTcatctataaaatataataaaagacaaATCAGACAAAGTGTTCACAAAAGTACTGCAGCCAATCATgttcttattttaaaatgttatagt is part of the Mytilus trossulus isolate FHL-02 chromosome 13, PNRI_Mtr1.1.1.hap1, whole genome shotgun sequence genome and encodes:
- the LOC134695414 gene encoding uncharacterized protein LOC134695414 isoform X1 produces the protein MNSEEVENRYEEEEDLDRERVKMKKTGRTFSVYDGRRWPVIHCGNVIVSPEEKVSDVKTSIVSGNLTRDKRKKSSKYALAVASSFGHVHAFLQDEDFVVDKIDSTTAEEKCLMLIKKPKSSSKKMFKSQSWANLSLSDSHLYNQPNYNTEGRKHKYRMRRKPSDLQTVPSESMMNLTDYGLRVDSYIPQQRDIKNRDSRSGHNRFTGVASPNSCHSDDVTYRNGKSSHSDDLTYRNRKSSHSDDLTYKNGNVKGNTEINNNKLASQTGSRMYSSHMDIYKTAPKLSYIKEKTENCIIRSDEMYTDTSSKNGSVYSNDQDSVSRAHSVGDLSTGLTFSVVGQRKADSVHSLAISQNSTFKPVIEDNGKVRKSEGKNYSHSDAKRKESARRCIENKKDLQNTLRDLLSNISEKEKASKVQNISNDKRDSSTPVKPKRALPSVPQGQANDRKKHYTEMVKMRMSQHSRSGGQSSSSGTSSSVRTVQDTPLDKEVSDLLGCERESCPGMLENSKYSEKNGNSSSHLNTTSHQDTLNVSIPSSLRSCDSGQATITSLSSTVDSGYLTNDADNDMYSSVSYTKSLQRSAQNFYSKKAPVVHTQSLHNETAAYKKHQGLQKESAIERGPFVKEPKPVNIVSSVEGQRTGTFPRSSQSRDLSASDITQENQKFKPQICDKLVKYSSMKHLPTNDLMVEGQWSQKNNVMAGSSQNLNKMLEPKQVIRVQSEIPVKDSKTLNTEILSPQFEGEGEVPVIESHYNTLPGNWKFQNSQNSDGGFKKCIPSLYQLSQSYRFIPVILTIGLEYNILDHIHLCESCVELQNVKKTQKRESTAMSPPQGKYAQLGGPGSAFKPVRTLSADTAIYSVISVQELSTVFQNKASLKGDILIEVNQQIVLGEPLNSVRDLISSASGELILTVARTPVHTAISTQTTNEMAKQNIPSTNEHSAINHVQNGSQQPKNLMDSQVEHLKRQVAKLNVELKRKNKAIRELNCLLPWTPNDNQSEINGNNDITLNGLSEDEFIV
- the LOC134695414 gene encoding uncharacterized protein LOC134695414 isoform X2; protein product: MSESSEGSYIMFKKRVKMKKTGRTFSVYDGRRWPVIHCGNVIVSPEEKVSDVKTSIVSGNLTRDKRKKSSKYALAVASSFGHVHAFLQDEDFVVDKIDSTTAEEKCLMLIKKPKSSSKKMFKSQSWANLSLSDSHLYNQPNYNTEGRKHKYRMRRKPSDLQTVPSESMMNLTDYGLRVDSYIPQQRDIKNRDSRSGHNRFTGVASPNSCHSDDVTYRNGKSSHSDDLTYRNRKSSHSDDLTYKNGNVKGNTEINNNKLASQTGSRMYSSHMDIYKTAPKLSYIKEKTENCIIRSDEMYTDTSSKNGSVYSNDQDSVSRAHSVGDLSTGLTFSVVGQRKADSVHSLAISQNSTFKPVIEDNGKVRKSEGKNYSHSDAKRKESARRCIENKKDLQNTLRDLLSNISEKEKASKVQNISNDKRDSSTPVKPKRALPSVPQGQANDRKKHYTEMVKMRMSQHSRSGGQSSSSGTSSSVRTVQDTPLDKEVSDLLGCERESCPGMLENSKYSEKNGNSSSHLNTTSHQDTLNVSIPSSLRSCDSGQATITSLSSTVDSGYLTNDADNDMYSSVSYTKSLQRSAQNFYSKKAPVVHTQSLHNETAAYKKHQGLQKESAIERGPFVKEPKPVNIVSSVEGQRTGTFPRSSQSRDLSASDITQENQKFKPQICDKLVKYSSMKHLPTNDLMVEGQWSQKNNVMAGSSQNLNKMLEPKQVIRVQSEIPVKDSKTLNTEILSPQFEGEGEVPVIESHYNTLPGNWKFQNSQNSDGGFKKCIPSLYQLSQSYRFIPVILTIGLEYNILDHIHLCESCVELQNVKKTQKRESTAMSPPQGKYAQLGGPGSAFKPVRTLSADTAIYSVISVQELSTVFQNKASLKGDILIEVNQQIVLGEPLNSVRDLISSASGELILTVARTPVHTAISTQTTNEMAKQNIPSTNEHSAINHVQNGSQQPKNLMDSQVEHLKRQVAKLNVELKRKNKAIRELNCLLPWTPNDNQSEINGNNDITLNGLSEDEFIV
- the LOC134695414 gene encoding uncharacterized protein LOC134695414 isoform X3 produces the protein MVWFAAVAQTCKGPGIVDPNQIHCGNVIVSPEEKVSDVKTSIVSGNLTRDKRKKSSKYALAVASSFGHVHAFLQDEDFVVDKIDSTTAEEKCLMLIKKPKSSSKKMFKSQSWANLSLSDSHLYNQPNYNTEGRKHKYRMRRKPSDLQTVPSESMMNLTDYGLRVDSYIPQQRDIKNRDSRSGHNRFTGVASPNSCHSDDVTYRNGKSSHSDDLTYRNRKSSHSDDLTYKNGNVKGNTEINNNKLASQTGSRMYSSHMDIYKTAPKLSYIKEKTENCIIRSDEMYTDTSSKNGSVYSNDQDSVSRAHSVGDLSTGLTFSVVGQRKADSVHSLAISQNSTFKPVIEDNGKVRKSEGKNYSHSDAKRKESARRCIENKKDLQNTLRDLLSNISEKEKASKVQNISNDKRDSSTPVKPKRALPSVPQGQANDRKKHYTEMVKMRMSQHSRSGGQSSSSGTSSSVRTVQDTPLDKEVSDLLGCERESCPGMLENSKYSEKNGNSSSHLNTTSHQDTLNVSIPSSLRSCDSGQATITSLSSTVDSGYLTNDADNDMYSSVSYTKSLQRSAQNFYSKKAPVVHTQSLHNETAAYKKHQGLQKESAIERGPFVKEPKPVNIVSSVEGQRTGTFPRSSQSRDLSASDITQENQKFKPQICDKLVKYSSMKHLPTNDLMVEGQWSQKNNVMAGSSQNLNKMLEPKQVIRVQSEIPVKDSKTLNTEILSPQFEGEGEVPVIESHYNTLPGNWKFQNSQNSDGGFKKCIPSLYQLSQSYRFIPVILTIGLEYNILDHIHLCESCVELQNVKKTQKRESTAMSPPQGKYAQLGGPGSAFKPVRTLSADTAIYSVISVQELSTVFQNKASLKGDILIEVNQQIVLGEPLNSVRDLISSASGELILTVARTPVHTAISTQTTNEMAKQNIPSTNEHSAINHVQNGSQQPKNLMDSQVEHLKRQVAKLNVELKRKNKAIRELNCLLPWTPNDNQSEINGNNDITLNGLSEDEFIV
- the LOC134695414 gene encoding uncharacterized protein LOC134695414 isoform X4 yields the protein MKKTGRTFSVYDGRRWPVIHCGNVIVSPEEKVSDVKTSIVSGNLTRDKRKKSSKYALAVASSFGHVHAFLQDEDFVVDKIDSTTAEEKCLMLIKKPKSSSKKMFKSQSWANLSLSDSHLYNQPNYNTEGRKHKYRMRRKPSDLQTVPSESMMNLTDYGLRVDSYIPQQRDIKNRDSRSGHNRFTGVASPNSCHSDDVTYRNGKSSHSDDLTYRNRKSSHSDDLTYKNGNVKGNTEINNNKLASQTGSRMYSSHMDIYKTAPKLSYIKEKTENCIIRSDEMYTDTSSKNGSVYSNDQDSVSRAHSVGDLSTGLTFSVVGQRKADSVHSLAISQNSTFKPVIEDNGKVRKSEGKNYSHSDAKRKESARRCIENKKDLQNTLRDLLSNISEKEKASKVQNISNDKRDSSTPVKPKRALPSVPQGQANDRKKHYTEMVKMRMSQHSRSGGQSSSSGTSSSVRTVQDTPLDKEVSDLLGCERESCPGMLENSKYSEKNGNSSSHLNTTSHQDTLNVSIPSSLRSCDSGQATITSLSSTVDSGYLTNDADNDMYSSVSYTKSLQRSAQNFYSKKAPVVHTQSLHNETAAYKKHQGLQKESAIERGPFVKEPKPVNIVSSVEGQRTGTFPRSSQSRDLSASDITQENQKFKPQICDKLVKYSSMKHLPTNDLMVEGQWSQKNNVMAGSSQNLNKMLEPKQVIRVQSEIPVKDSKTLNTEILSPQFEGEGEVPVIESHYNTLPGNWKFQNSQNSDGGFKKCIPSLYQLSQSYRFIPVILTIGLEYNILDHIHLCESCVELQNVKKTQKRESTAMSPPQGKYAQLGGPGSAFKPVRTLSADTAIYSVISVQELSTVFQNKASLKGDILIEVNQQIVLGEPLNSVRDLISSASGELILTVARTPVHTAISTQTTNEMAKQNIPSTNEHSAINHVQNGSQQPKNLMDSQVEHLKRQVAKLNVELKRKNKAIRELNCLLPWTPNDNQSEINGNNDITLNGLSEDEFIV